The proteins below are encoded in one region of Planctopirus limnophila DSM 3776:
- a CDS encoding ATP-binding protein, with product MDFTDLEAIRKRPAMYVGSTDVNGLHHLFNELLDNAIDQYLANQATYVEVHTSGEILEFTDDGPGLPFEKPGPHSGSLADYYLTHIRLDTPTADNHTPHIHLSGWGCGLRIITALTETCEVTSSRNHLAWKQSFSRGISNGPPHIVGHTSERGTTFRLSIDRDLFSGDWCQHRMNQRLIEAAHLFPGLLVKSQGLHFKTLRGLADLAANVAHEKNSPNPDRIWWFNAVFEDFHLQAAIAGTDSETEWKSFANGNLTIENGTHLTALQRVIEACNLRPAAAFIHVIISNPRFSGPTRSKLDVPEIISPIYEALYPSLKSFITEEVI from the coding sequence ATGGACTTCACAGACCTCGAAGCAATCCGCAAACGCCCTGCCATGTACGTTGGAAGTACGGACGTCAACGGCCTGCATCATTTGTTTAATGAGCTGCTTGACAACGCTATTGATCAGTATCTTGCCAATCAAGCAACCTATGTCGAAGTTCACACCAGTGGCGAGATTCTGGAATTCACTGATGATGGACCAGGCTTACCCTTCGAAAAGCCGGGTCCTCATTCAGGATCTCTAGCAGATTATTACCTTACTCACATTCGTCTCGACACACCCACAGCTGACAATCACACCCCGCATATCCACTTGAGTGGATGGGGGTGTGGGCTTCGGATAATCACTGCCTTGACAGAAACATGCGAAGTGACCAGCTCAAGAAATCATCTTGCTTGGAAACAGTCTTTCTCCAGAGGAATAAGTAATGGCCCGCCGCATATCGTAGGACATACTTCAGAAAGAGGAACGACTTTCCGATTGTCAATTGACCGAGACCTATTCTCGGGTGACTGGTGCCAACATCGAATGAATCAGCGATTGATTGAGGCGGCCCACTTATTTCCTGGTCTGCTTGTCAAATCTCAGGGACTTCACTTCAAAACTCTTCGCGGTCTCGCCGATCTTGCAGCGAACGTAGCACACGAGAAGAACTCTCCAAATCCTGATCGAATCTGGTGGTTCAATGCAGTATTCGAAGATTTTCATTTACAAGCAGCGATTGCAGGCACTGATAGCGAGACCGAGTGGAAGTCGTTTGCGAACGGAAACTTAACGATAGAAAATGGAACTCATTTAACCGCACTTCAACGAGTCATCGAAGCATGCAATCTTCGTCCAGCGGCCGCTTTCATCCACGTCATTATCAGTAATCCCCGCTTCTCAGGCCCTACCCGATCGAAACTGGACGTACCTGAAATCATCTCTCCAATTTATGAAGCACTTTATCCCAGCCTGAAATCCTTCATCACCGAAGAAGTGATATAG
- a CDS encoding glycosyltransferase family protein yields the protein MHLIQVINVGQIVGGTAACAWSVTRALPDVQHSLFSLSPISRETQAAFAPVPIKSLAGGNLSQFQAALCEHVHQIRDAGQQPQLLLHNTHARWQLARWPCPTLIYAHSNTSLVKAHQLVVCSHWLKQQARLAGTVLWQGVPDPHDIPPPIASSITPPAGAFRVGRLCTPTVKKFPVELIPLYAHWAKQFPQIWWEFVGCPTLRQPALTEACMGRISFHPAGWSARHWLCEWDAWLYTQPAIKESFGRVLAEAMLAGTFPICDAQGGFCEQFPPLNDFPAKARTLRQRGQCHSPTDFSADLDWMITQPAPCQSLRQTLESHARKHFSLPAFATRLKPLLPPS from the coding sequence ATGCACCTGATTCAAGTCATCAACGTCGGCCAGATTGTGGGTGGCACAGCCGCCTGTGCCTGGTCTGTCACGCGGGCACTTCCCGATGTTCAGCACAGCCTCTTTTCACTCAGTCCCATCTCACGCGAAACTCAGGCAGCCTTTGCTCCCGTTCCCATCAAATCACTCGCCGGTGGCAATCTCTCCCAGTTTCAAGCGGCACTGTGCGAACATGTCCATCAAATTCGAGACGCGGGCCAACAGCCCCAACTCCTCCTGCACAACACTCATGCCCGCTGGCAACTCGCACGCTGGCCTTGCCCCACGCTGATTTACGCGCATTCAAACACTTCACTGGTCAAGGCCCATCAACTCGTCGTCTGTTCCCACTGGCTCAAACAACAGGCCCGGCTCGCAGGAACAGTCCTCTGGCAAGGTGTGCCCGATCCTCACGACATTCCACCACCAATCGCCTCATCCATCACCCCGCCAGCCGGTGCATTCCGCGTGGGCCGCCTCTGCACTCCCACAGTGAAGAAATTTCCCGTAGAACTCATCCCGCTCTATGCCCATTGGGCGAAACAGTTCCCGCAGATCTGGTGGGAATTCGTCGGCTGCCCCACTCTTCGCCAGCCCGCCTTGACCGAAGCCTGCATGGGACGCATCTCTTTCCATCCCGCCGGCTGGTCCGCCCGGCACTGGCTTTGTGAATGGGACGCCTGGCTCTACACACAGCCCGCGATCAAAGAGAGCTTTGGCCGCGTCCTGGCCGAAGCCATGCTCGCCGGCACATTTCCCATCTGCGATGCCCAGGGCGGCTTCTGCGAACAGTTCCCACCCTTGAACGATTTTCCAGCGAAAGCCCGCACCTTACGCCAACGCGGCCAATGCCATTCCCCCACCGACTTCTCCGCCGATCTCGACTGGATGATCACCCAGCCCGCCCCCTGCCAATCCCTTCGCCAGACTCTGGAAAGCCACGCCAGAAAGCACTTCTCCCTCCCCGCCTTCGCCACCCGCCTCAAGCCACTCCTGCCCCCGTCTTGA
- a CDS encoding DNA-methyltransferase yields the protein MLWLVDFLTISGHDRHLLKAIRPFRGPVGVRLQESPLNQLLLEDCITGLAQQPAGSVDLAFADPPFNIGYTYDVYADSKESQQYLAWCEEWIAAVYRALRPDGTFWLAIGDEYAAELKVAAQKIGFHTRSWVVWYYTFGVNCKFKFTRSHAHIFYFVKDREKFTFNSEDPANRIPSARQLVYADKRANPKGRLPDDTWIIPPTVEEMARQTSATWVLRPQDLADRFTPTEDTWYFPRVAGTFKEREGFHGCQMPEQLLGRIIRMCSNPGELVLDPFSGSATTLAVAKKLGRNYLGFDISEQYVTHGLKRLESIEPGDPLDGAAEPTMSAPSTAKGKQRKSLR from the coding sequence GTGCTCTGGCTTGTTGATTTTCTTACCATCAGCGGCCACGATCGGCATCTGCTCAAAGCCATCAGACCTTTTCGTGGCCCGGTCGGTGTACGATTGCAGGAGTCTCCATTGAATCAATTGCTGCTGGAAGACTGCATCACGGGTCTGGCTCAACAGCCTGCAGGATCGGTCGATCTGGCGTTTGCCGATCCTCCCTTCAACATTGGCTACACTTACGACGTTTATGCCGATTCCAAAGAAAGCCAGCAGTACCTGGCTTGGTGCGAAGAATGGATCGCTGCCGTCTACCGGGCACTTAGGCCTGATGGAACATTCTGGCTGGCCATTGGCGATGAATATGCGGCCGAGCTGAAAGTTGCTGCCCAGAAAATTGGTTTTCATACGCGCAGTTGGGTCGTGTGGTATTACACCTTTGGGGTGAACTGCAAATTCAAATTCACCCGCTCGCATGCACACATCTTTTACTTTGTGAAGGATCGCGAGAAGTTCACCTTCAACAGCGAAGATCCTGCCAACCGCATCCCTTCCGCCAGGCAGCTGGTCTATGCCGATAAGCGGGCCAATCCAAAAGGTCGCCTGCCAGACGATACCTGGATCATCCCCCCCACTGTCGAAGAGATGGCCCGCCAGACCAGTGCCACCTGGGTTCTCCGGCCACAGGATCTGGCCGATCGCTTTACTCCCACGGAAGATACCTGGTACTTCCCGCGTGTGGCCGGCACCTTCAAAGAGCGCGAAGGTTTTCATGGTTGCCAGATGCCCGAACAGCTTCTGGGGCGGATCATCCGCATGTGCTCAAATCCCGGAGAACTGGTGCTCGATCCCTTCTCAGGAAGTGCCACCACATTGGCCGTGGCTAAGAAGCTGGGCCGCAACTATCTCGGGTTCGATATCAGCGAGCAGTACGTGACTCACGGCCTCAAGCGGCTCGAATCGATCGAACCAGGCGATCCCCTCGACGGTGCCGCCGAACCCACCATGAGTGCCCCCAGTACCGCCAAAGGCAAACAGCGGAAATCACTTCGCTGA
- a CDS encoding outer membrane protein assembly factor BamB family protein yields MNADVLGTAVIPVESRRLANWGVLASLPGLRSLVWFRRAVWAILPALLLVSSFGDLTPVQAQQTSGLITQDQAQAIGLERAWWGQAVFNPSRDKIAHIVIDEDNLYVQATSGHVTAFDAEDGRKLWAVLLGSNDDPMFPVAANETECIVIVGTKMVCLQKRTGKILWTLRLPGAPSTGAAVDDDHVYYGTLNGSVYAFSLKRIRELYLEQRLPQWSYDAFVWKYKAAGEITSTPIAGGRLVKFASRDGSVYAVSARDRRLAFQFETDAPIVAPMALSGRSLYLASEDFTFYSIDAENGSVNWDFSTGLPIRKAPHVVGNDLFVTPDRGGMYCMSTSAGTQRWWNKAITQFVAVGGNSVYASDANMNLLMLSRSDGKVTGSLPVRHYTYRVANDRTDRLYLSTANGTVVCLRPTGRPYPTFHRYPDRLPLMPEFEPEPGTEPAAENPPADGN; encoded by the coding sequence ATGAATGCAGACGTTCTCGGTACAGCAGTCATTCCCGTCGAGAGTCGCCGCTTGGCGAACTGGGGTGTTCTGGCCTCTTTGCCCGGACTTCGCAGCCTTGTATGGTTTCGCCGCGCCGTCTGGGCCATCCTTCCCGCACTGTTGCTGGTCAGCAGCTTCGGTGATCTGACTCCAGTGCAGGCCCAGCAGACTTCAGGTCTCATCACACAGGATCAGGCACAGGCCATTGGTCTGGAGCGTGCCTGGTGGGGACAGGCTGTCTTCAATCCTTCGCGCGACAAAATTGCCCACATCGTCATTGATGAAGACAACCTTTACGTGCAGGCCACGTCTGGCCACGTCACCGCCTTCGATGCCGAAGATGGCCGCAAGCTCTGGGCCGTTCTTCTGGGCTCAAATGACGACCCCATGTTTCCCGTCGCTGCGAACGAGACCGAATGCATTGTCATCGTCGGTACCAAAATGGTCTGCCTGCAGAAACGAACAGGCAAAATCCTCTGGACGCTTCGCCTGCCAGGTGCCCCTTCGACAGGTGCCGCCGTCGATGATGACCATGTCTACTACGGGACACTCAACGGCAGTGTCTACGCTTTCAGCCTGAAGCGGATTCGCGAACTCTATCTCGAACAGCGGTTGCCTCAATGGTCATATGATGCGTTTGTCTGGAAGTACAAAGCCGCTGGTGAAATTACCTCGACACCCATTGCCGGTGGCCGCCTGGTGAAGTTCGCCAGTCGAGATGGTTCGGTCTATGCTGTCTCAGCCCGTGATCGTCGATTAGCCTTCCAGTTCGAGACCGACGCACCCATTGTCGCTCCTATGGCACTTTCCGGCCGCTCGCTCTATCTCGCTTCCGAAGACTTCACCTTCTATTCCATCGATGCAGAAAACGGCAGTGTGAACTGGGATTTCTCGACAGGGTTACCTATCCGCAAGGCACCTCATGTCGTCGGAAACGACCTCTTTGTCACTCCAGATCGCGGCGGCATGTACTGCATGTCAACCTCCGCAGGAACCCAGCGATGGTGGAACAAAGCGATCACGCAATTTGTCGCAGTTGGTGGCAACAGTGTCTATGCCAGCGATGCCAATATGAACCTCCTGATGCTCTCCCGATCTGATGGTAAAGTGACAGGTTCTTTGCCAGTGCGGCACTACACCTATCGCGTGGCCAATGACCGCACTGACAGGTTGTATCTGTCAACCGCCAATGGAACCGTGGTCTGCCTGCGTCCGACCGGGCGGCCCTATCCCACATTCCACCGCTATCCAGACCGCCTGCCACTGATGCCCGAGTTCGAACCCGAACCCGGCACCGAACCAGCCGCCGAAAATCCCCCCGCCGACGGCAACTGA
- the sthA gene encoding Si-specific NAD(P)(+) transhydrogenase, with protein sequence MTGLPATTAPAKPETFDFDVLVIGSGPGGEGAAMQAAKHGKRVGMVEKYHQIGGNCTHRGTIPSKALRYAIFQMMEVNSNKLFAEHGLSAHLSFQKLRRTARAVIERQVQMRSTFYERNDVPVLKGTAKFIDQHTILVTEHDEGHKLVTAEHIVVATGSRPYRPAEVDFNHPRVFDSDTILDLAYDVRSATVYGAGVIGCEYASMFRNLDCKVNLVNTRDKLLEFLDEEIVDALSYHFRDRGMLIRHHETLDFVEPREDCVIVHLKSGKQLKTDILLYAAGRTGNTDDMNLEAVGITPDQRGNLKVNDHYQTAVPTIYAVGDVIGFPALASAAYSQGRHAASHLLGEDQLVGIGEIPTGIYTSPEISSIGKTERELTEAKVPYEVGHSQFKSLARAQITGQTTGMLKILFHRETLEILGIHCFGANASEIIHIGQAIMAQPAPNNTLLYFINTTFNYPTMAEAYRVAALNGFNRVA encoded by the coding sequence ATGACTGGTTTGCCTGCGACGACTGCACCCGCAAAGCCTGAGACATTTGACTTTGATGTCCTGGTGATTGGCTCTGGGCCGGGTGGCGAAGGGGCGGCCATGCAGGCCGCCAAGCATGGCAAACGGGTGGGGATGGTCGAGAAGTACCATCAGATTGGTGGCAACTGCACTCATCGCGGCACCATCCCTTCGAAGGCTTTGCGCTATGCGATCTTCCAGATGATGGAAGTGAATTCGAACAAGCTGTTTGCGGAACATGGTCTGTCGGCTCATTTGAGTTTTCAGAAGCTCCGCCGGACAGCCCGGGCAGTGATTGAACGCCAGGTGCAGATGCGCAGCACCTTTTATGAGCGGAACGACGTGCCTGTCCTCAAGGGGACTGCCAAGTTCATCGATCAGCATACGATTCTGGTTACAGAACATGATGAAGGTCATAAGCTGGTGACCGCTGAACATATTGTGGTCGCGACGGGTTCGCGACCTTATCGACCGGCCGAAGTCGATTTCAACCACCCGCGAGTCTTTGACAGTGATACGATTCTTGATCTGGCTTATGACGTGCGCTCGGCCACTGTCTATGGTGCGGGGGTGATTGGCTGTGAATATGCCAGCATGTTCCGGAACCTGGATTGCAAGGTGAACCTTGTCAATACACGCGACAAGCTCTTGGAGTTTCTCGACGAGGAGATTGTCGATGCTCTCAGCTATCACTTCCGCGATCGCGGCATGCTGATTCGCCATCATGAAACACTCGACTTTGTGGAACCTCGCGAAGATTGTGTGATTGTCCACTTGAAGTCGGGCAAACAGCTCAAGACCGATATCCTGCTGTACGCTGCTGGGCGAACGGGTAACACAGATGATATGAACCTGGAAGCGGTGGGGATCACGCCCGATCAGCGCGGGAATCTCAAGGTCAATGACCATTACCAGACGGCTGTCCCCACGATTTACGCAGTGGGAGATGTGATTGGCTTCCCGGCTCTGGCGAGTGCGGCCTATTCGCAGGGCCGACATGCCGCCTCGCACCTGTTGGGGGAAGATCAACTGGTGGGGATTGGCGAGATTCCTACCGGGATCTATACGAGCCCGGAGATCAGCTCGATTGGAAAGACCGAACGCGAGTTGACGGAAGCGAAAGTCCCTTATGAAGTGGGACATTCGCAGTTCAAGAGTCTGGCTCGTGCACAGATTACGGGGCAGACGACGGGGATGCTCAAGATCCTGTTCCACCGCGAGACGTTGGAGATTCTCGGGATCCACTGCTTTGGTGCCAACGCGAGCGAGATCATTCACATTGGTCAGGCCATTATGGCCCAGCCGGCCCCGAACAACACGCTGCTCTATTTCATCAACACAACGTTCAACTATCCGACGATGGCCGAGGCGTATCGTGTGGCGGCATTGAATGGGTTTAACCGGGTGGCGTGA
- a CDS encoding S1 RNA-binding domain-containing protein: MSGDGENKPVDASLSPEASSPAEPVSPAEPVSSVEAVAPTELSSAPQVVPGDTPVASTPAAEAVSPETAPVVTAAAEAAPIAAEAPRKRVELNPTLSSKDGLAIPTYAADGQTPGVPQVATIPQAGPVEIPRTEELDPALEAELAAAMSGGAPTVAGASEIVGAGDNASVAAQITSEDQLAPGMKLKAKVQSVSPENTFVDLGFRSPGMLPTRNFPQGKPPHPGEEHLVIVEKYDAEQGLIYVNLTKSTRRARGNWDELQKGQIVEAYVTAVNKGGLEVAVGQIRAFLPASQVELGFVSSMDAFVGKKFPVEVTEVNPAKRNLVVSRKAILIAERKEAAASFWDKVEVGQKFTGTIKTIKDYGAFVDLGGVDGFLHVGEMSWTRIKHPTDCVREQQTVDVVVLSLDREKQKIGLGMRQLVQNPWNSAPETYAVGKTVTGKVTRITDFGAFIELEPGVEGMIHISELDYKRVKRVADVLKEGQQVDAQVLEIQPERQRISLSVKALKPKPEVVAPPKDEDLAPGKGQQYERKRKEPLRGGTTGNTGSGGLFGDPNSFR; encoded by the coding sequence ATGAGCGGTGACGGTGAAAACAAACCTGTGGATGCCAGCCTTTCGCCTGAGGCATCTTCTCCAGCAGAACCTGTCTCTCCGGCAGAACCTGTCTCTTCTGTAGAGGCAGTTGCTCCCACAGAGCTTTCGAGTGCTCCCCAGGTTGTTCCCGGCGACACCCCGGTCGCTTCTACTCCAGCGGCAGAAGCTGTTTCACCAGAAACTGCGCCAGTGGTCACGGCTGCTGCGGAAGCTGCACCAATCGCAGCAGAGGCACCTCGCAAGCGAGTGGAACTCAATCCGACACTCTCGTCCAAAGATGGACTGGCCATTCCCACTTACGCTGCTGATGGACAGACGCCGGGCGTGCCCCAGGTGGCGACGATCCCTCAAGCGGGCCCGGTGGAAATTCCCCGGACCGAAGAACTTGACCCCGCACTGGAAGCAGAACTGGCTGCCGCGATGTCGGGTGGAGCACCGACAGTGGCTGGTGCCAGTGAGATTGTGGGTGCGGGCGATAACGCTTCCGTCGCTGCACAGATTACTTCCGAAGACCAACTGGCACCGGGCATGAAGCTCAAGGCCAAGGTGCAGTCGGTCTCACCCGAAAACACGTTTGTCGATCTCGGCTTCCGCTCGCCCGGCATGCTCCCCACGCGAAACTTTCCCCAGGGAAAGCCGCCACATCCTGGTGAAGAGCATCTGGTCATCGTGGAAAAGTACGATGCCGAGCAGGGGCTGATCTACGTCAATCTGACCAAGTCGACCCGTCGGGCCCGTGGCAACTGGGATGAACTCCAGAAGGGTCAGATCGTTGAAGCTTATGTGACCGCTGTGAATAAAGGCGGGCTGGAAGTGGCTGTGGGCCAGATTCGTGCCTTCCTGCCAGCGAGCCAGGTGGAACTTGGTTTTGTCTCCTCAATGGATGCTTTTGTGGGGAAGAAGTTCCCGGTGGAAGTCACAGAAGTGAATCCCGCCAAGCGGAATCTCGTGGTCAGCCGCAAGGCGATTCTGATTGCGGAGCGTAAAGAAGCTGCTGCCAGTTTCTGGGATAAGGTCGAAGTCGGCCAGAAGTTCACAGGGACGATCAAGACGATCAAGGATTACGGGGCGTTTGTTGATCTCGGTGGGGTCGATGGCTTCCTGCATGTGGGCGAGATGAGCTGGACTCGTATCAAGCACCCCACAGATTGTGTGCGTGAACAGCAGACGGTCGACGTGGTGGTGCTGTCGCTCGATCGCGAAAAGCAAAAGATCGGTCTGGGCATGAGGCAACTCGTGCAGAACCCGTGGAACTCGGCCCCTGAGACATATGCCGTCGGCAAGACTGTCACAGGTAAGGTGACACGCATTACCGATTTTGGTGCGTTCATTGAGCTTGAGCCGGGTGTGGAAGGAATGATCCATATCAGCGAGCTGGACTACAAGCGGGTCAAGCGTGTGGCTGATGTGCTTAAGGAAGGTCAGCAGGTCGATGCTCAAGTGCTGGAAATTCAGCCTGAGCGTCAGCGGATCAGCCTGTCGGTCAAAGCCCTCAAGCCGAAGCCTGAAGTGGTGGCTCCACCCAAGGATGAAGACCTTGCCCCCGGTAAAGGCCAGCAGTACGAGCGCAAACGCAAAGAGCCGCTGCGTGGTGGTACGACAGGGAATACTGGATCAGGTGGTCTGTTTGGTGACCCCAACTCCTTCCGCTAA
- a CDS encoding HEAT repeat domain-containing protein codes for MVRMLREFWDRTAGSFACGMGRWVRGHVVGALCALVGMGLLVSSAQADVIKLVTGGEIRGKLSKPLSVAKAVTHSKPAPNKPDPGTPESSSSAQTPPVQPAMVDEPVTILLATGGEVTILRSQIAFVTPRSPVAEEYETRAEEVADTVEARWELANWARQRGLTKQREEQLREILRLDPEDEKAHQGLNHTFQEGKWVDRDEWMMAKGYVKYKGRYITLQELELLERSKAELEAEQAWFPKIRLWMNWLASENPQRNAEGLFQFEQLTDPDATAAIERFVMKDARRNFRLVGISSLSKLKGERPATALARAALFDDDLEIRYSAVSGVAEEFLPQARGFWARHLRHDLNAVVCRAGRALLVKGDDSSIDPLIEALVTRHRYQVQVPVTDGASATGLRSGGSTSSPLIPGANNRIFLPDGQVINGGGTIVPDTMTPRPMKTITVEQVHQNEEVREALMKLTGQNFGFDQRTWRLWRSAQKAGALPPA; via the coding sequence ATGGTTCGAATGCTTCGCGAATTTTGGGACCGAACAGCAGGGTCATTCGCCTGCGGCATGGGCCGCTGGGTGCGTGGCCATGTCGTGGGTGCGCTGTGCGCGCTGGTGGGTATGGGATTGCTGGTTTCTTCGGCACAGGCAGATGTGATTAAGCTGGTAACCGGAGGTGAGATTCGCGGCAAGCTCAGCAAGCCGCTGTCTGTTGCCAAAGCGGTGACTCACAGCAAGCCGGCTCCCAACAAACCCGATCCAGGGACTCCAGAGTCTTCCTCGTCGGCACAAACTCCACCGGTTCAACCTGCGATGGTCGATGAGCCGGTCACGATTCTGCTGGCGACGGGTGGTGAGGTGACAATTCTTCGGTCGCAGATTGCGTTTGTCACGCCGCGTTCACCAGTGGCTGAGGAGTATGAAACCCGGGCCGAGGAGGTCGCTGATACTGTTGAAGCGCGGTGGGAGCTGGCCAACTGGGCACGTCAGCGTGGTCTGACCAAACAGCGGGAAGAACAACTGCGTGAGATTCTTCGTCTCGATCCTGAGGATGAAAAAGCTCATCAAGGGCTGAACCATACGTTTCAGGAGGGCAAGTGGGTCGATCGCGATGAATGGATGATGGCCAAAGGTTATGTGAAATATAAAGGTCGCTACATCACTTTGCAGGAGCTTGAACTTCTGGAGCGGAGCAAAGCCGAACTTGAAGCGGAGCAGGCCTGGTTCCCGAAAATCCGTTTGTGGATGAACTGGCTGGCGAGTGAAAATCCGCAGCGGAATGCCGAAGGTCTGTTCCAGTTCGAGCAACTGACTGACCCGGATGCCACAGCGGCGATTGAACGCTTTGTGATGAAAGATGCCCGCAGGAACTTTCGTCTCGTGGGGATCAGTTCTCTCTCGAAGCTGAAGGGAGAACGTCCTGCGACAGCACTCGCCCGTGCTGCCCTGTTCGACGACGATCTGGAGATTCGCTACAGCGCTGTCAGTGGGGTTGCGGAAGAGTTTCTCCCCCAGGCGCGCGGCTTCTGGGCTCGTCATCTCAGGCATGATCTGAATGCGGTGGTGTGCCGGGCAGGGCGGGCATTGCTGGTGAAAGGGGATGATTCATCCATCGACCCGCTGATTGAGGCTCTGGTGACGAGGCATCGATATCAGGTGCAGGTGCCGGTGACAGATGGTGCCAGTGCTACTGGTTTGCGTTCGGGTGGATCGACATCGTCACCACTCATACCAGGGGCCAACAACCGGATTTTTCTGCCTGATGGTCAGGTCATCAATGGAGGGGGGACCATTGTTCCCGATACGATGACGCCCCGTCCGATGAAGACGATCACTGTCGAGCAGGTACATCAGAACGAAGAAGTCCGCGAGGCGTTGATGAAGCTGACGGGCCAGAATTTCGGGTTCGATCAGCGGACCTGGCGCCTGTGGCGATCGGCTCAGAAGGCAGGGGCATTACCCCCAGCGTGA
- a CDS encoding glycosyltransferase family 2 protein produces MHNPLARQVTVVIPVYGSLDHLQKCLTSLLAWHHVPIVVIDDGNPPGTLQHFASMPGLKIIRQPHCGVTQAWNNGIAVVRTPLVILLNSDVITSGPWIDQILAPLQKSESPHFVPAQLTGAAWQSPTASASVGMPAQSLLAGWCLAFRKSLWHYLRHFDERFRHWYSDTDFQKRLLASSSADHTSTSPIRCIDTLPLSHALHASTRHLPARSQLYALDRTAYFQKWQPEGHRPCT; encoded by the coding sequence ATGCACAACCCCCTCGCCCGCCAGGTGACAGTCGTCATCCCGGTCTATGGCAGCCTCGATCATCTCCAGAAATGCCTCACTTCACTCCTCGCCTGGCATCATGTTCCCATCGTCGTCATCGATGACGGAAACCCACCCGGCACACTCCAGCACTTCGCCTCAATGCCCGGCTTGAAAATCATCCGGCAACCCCATTGCGGCGTCACCCAGGCCTGGAACAACGGCATCGCCGTCGTCCGCACACCCCTCGTCATCCTGCTCAACAGCGATGTCATCACCAGCGGCCCCTGGATCGACCAGATCCTCGCACCACTGCAGAAGTCAGAATCACCACACTTTGTGCCCGCTCAACTCACTGGTGCTGCCTGGCAATCGCCCACTGCCTCAGCCAGTGTCGGCATGCCGGCCCAAAGCCTGCTCGCCGGCTGGTGCCTCGCCTTCCGCAAGTCACTCTGGCACTACTTAAGACACTTCGACGAACGCTTCCGTCACTGGTATTCCGATACCGATTTCCAAAAGCGTCTGCTGGCCAGCTCCTCCGCAGATCACACTTCCACAAGTCCTATCCGCTGCATCGACACACTCCCATTGAGTCACGCACTCCACGCCTCGACCCGACATCTCCCCGCTCGCTCACAACTCTACGCTCTCGATCGAACCGCTTACTTCCAGAAGTGGCAGCCTGAAGGCCATCGACCATGCACCTGA